Genomic window (Bradyrhizobium sp. 186):
TTCGGCATGCGCGACTGGATGGTGTAGAACTCGTTGTAATAGGTCGCCGTGACCACATCGACACTGCCGTCAACGAATGGCGTCACCGACACCTGTTGCGGCTGGATCTTCAGCTCATCCGGCTTGATGCCTTCCTTGGCCAGCATGCCGTTCAGCACATGGTTGGCGCCGGTGAACCAGGTGGTGACGGTCTTGCCCTTGAAATCCTGCAGCGTCTTGACCGGCCCGTCCTTGCGGGTGACGAAGATGAACGGCGTGACCTGATGCGACACGCCGATGCAGACGATGGGGAGTCCCTTGTCGCGGGCGGCGAACACGCTGTCGGTGCCACCGGACAGGCCAAACGTATCGGCGCCGGTCGCGACCAGATTCTCGGTCAGCAGATTGGGGCCACCGGGATTGATGGTGAGGTCGATGCCCTCGGCCTTGTAGTAGCCCTTGGCCTGCGCGACGTAGAAGCCGGCGAACTGGGCTTGCGGCAGCCATTTCAGGCGAAGGCTCGCCTTCTGCGGCTCGGCCGATGCGGGCGCAGCCGCGATCAGCGAGCCGGTCGCCAGCGCGAGGACGGAGAGGACTGAGAAGGCGTGGCGTCGGCTCATCATGGTCATACTCCAGACGGTGAAAATCAATTGCGATAGGATGGATCGGTGCGGTCGAGCTGGCGCATCAGCGCCGGCCATTCGCGTTCGCCGGGCACGAGGATGTCGCCCTGCAATTCCCAGAACTGGCGGGCTGCCTTCTCGCACACCTCGTGCGGCGGTATCACGAGAGTGGCGCCGGCCGCGGCGGCCGCTTGCATCTGAAGCTGGATCCGGGCGGCGCGCTCGAAATAATAGAGCAGCATGAAGGCCTCACCGGGCGTCCGGCCGACGGTGAGGATGCCGTGATTGCGCATCAGCATGACCTTGTGCGGGCCGAGATCCCGCACCAGACGCGCCTGCTCATCGAGATCGATGGCGACGCCTTCGTAGTCGTGGAAGGCCTGCCTGTCGTAGAAGCGCATCGCGAACTGGCTGAGCGGCAACAGGCCCTTCTCCTGCCCAGACACCGCGACGCTCGCGTCGGAATGGGTGTGCAGCACGCAGGCCGCGTCGTGGTTCGACGTGTGGATCGCGGCATGGATGACGAAGGCCGCGACGTTGACGGCGTGCGGTGTGTCGTCGAGCTTGTTGCCGTTGGTATCGATCTTCACCAGGCTCGACGCCGTGATCTCGTCGAACAGCAGCCCGTAGGGATTGAGGAGGAACTGATCGTCGTGGCCGGGAACGCGCAAGGAGATGTGATTGTAGATCAGGTCGTCCATCCCGAGCTTTGCGACCATGCGATAGCAGGCCGCAAGCTTGACCCGGGCATCCCATTCGGCTGGCTCGATCCCGTGCGCCGCGGCGTGTGGCTCTCTTGCTGACATCGCGTTCACTGCGTCTTCTCCTGCGCGGTGGAGGATTGGAATGATTTCATGCTTTCCTCCTCGATCGCATCCAGCAGCGTGCGCTTGAGGCGCACGAATTCGGGGGCGGTGACGATCTCGGGCCGGCGCGGGCGGGGGAGATCGACGACCTGTTCGAGCTTCACCGAGCCGGGACGGGCCGTCATGACGAGCACGCGATCGCCGAGGAAGATCGCCTCGTCGACGTCGTGGGTGATGAAAAGAATGGTGCGACGGTATTTCTGCCATACGTCGAGCAGCCAGCGTTGCATCATCGCTCGCGTCAGCGCGTCGAGCGCGCCGAACGGCTCGTCCAGCAGCATCAGGTCGCGTTCGAACAGGAACGTGCGCATCAAGGCCACGCGCTGGCGCATGCCGCCCGACAATTGATTGGGATATTGCTTCTCAAAGCCGGCGAGCCCGAACTCGGGCAGCATCTTCAGTGCCTTGGCGCGCGCCTGATCGCGCGGCATGCCCTCGACCTCGAGCGCGAGAATGGCGTTGTCGACCACGTTCCGCCATGGAAACAGCAGGTCGCGCTGCGGCATGAAGGAGACGCGGCCGAGCAGATCGGCCGCGTGGCAGCTCTTGCCCTCGAAGCGCAGGATGCCGCCGGCGTCCGGCTCTTCCAATCCGGCGACGATGTTGAAGAGCGTGCTCTTGCCGCAGCCGCTCGGGCCGACGACGGTGACGAACTCGCCGGGGGCGATGTTCGCCTGAAGTCCCGACAGCGCGGCGACGGGGCCGAAGGTCTTGGTCACCGCACGTAGTTCAAGCAGCGGCTCAGGCTTCGGGTGCGCCTGCGGGGCTTTGGTGGTCGGTCCGGGATTGGGAAGGCGGGCAGCCTGCACCGGGATTGTCCTTGTATAATGGCAACGGTCATTCGCATACGAAAGCAGACCGCGTCGAAATCTCTTAGCAACTCGTGTGCCAGCGCGATTTTCCCGAAAATCAGGCATAAGACTTGCGAGAAGAGGTCCGGCGTTGTGCGCTTCTCGGAAGAAAACTCGCTCTTTCGCTGGAAGATCGGTGTCATTTTGTATACGTATATTGATATCGGAGAAACATAATGGCGGCCGCAAGTGCACACAGCGGAGGCAGGCGCGTGAAAAATGGGCACGAATCCTTGATGGCAAGCCCCGGCATGACGCTCGCCGAGAGCTTGCGCCAGAAGCTTGAAGGCGCGATCGCGGCAGGCCATCTCGAGCCGGGCAGCCGGCTTGACGAGCAGGAGATCGCCCAGCGTTTCGGCGTCTCGCGCACACCGGTGCGGGAGGCGTTCCGTCTGATGGCCGCCAACCATCTGGTCGAACTGCGCGGGCGACAGGGAGCAACGGTTCGCAGCATCAAGGCCCAGGCGCTGATCGAGATGTTCCAGGTCATGGCAGAGCTCGAAGGCCTCTGCGCCCGGCTTGCCGCGCGGCGTGTCTCGCAGGCCTGGGGTAACGAAATTGGGGAGATTCATCAGCGGCTTGTGGCTTCTGGCGATGCTGGCGACATCGACGTCTTCTACGACGTCAATCAGGAGTTCCACGAGGCGATCTACGAGGCCTCGCGCAACGCCTTCCTGGCCGAGCAGACCCGCAAGCTGCGCAATCAGGTGGCGGCGTATCGCCGCCGGGTGACGCGCATGCCGAACCGGATCGCCGATACCGTCCGCGAGCACGAGGCGATCATGCAGGCGATCCTGGCCCACGATCCCGAGCGGGCGCACAGCGCCATGCGCGATCACGTCAACCTGCTCGGCGACAACCTTCTGGACTTCCTGGCCGCCTTCGAATGACCTTCCGGTCGCTTGGTATGCAAATTGCTAGACTTTGCATATCGAGTTTGCATCCTGGAGATCCGGAGTGGACCTTAAGCTAACGAACAAGACCGTTCTGATCACGGGCGCGTCGAAAGGAATTGGACTTGCGGTGGCCGAGCTCTTCGCCGCGGAGGGGGGCCATCTGCATCTGGCCGCCCGCAACGGCGAGGCCATGCTCCAGGCCAAGCGGGAACTGGAAGCCCGCCACGGCGTGAAGATCAGGATCCATGCGCTCGACCTGTCGAGCACAGCTGCGATGGAGAAGCTCGCGGCCGAGGTCGGTGACATCGACATCCTCATCAACAATGCCGGCGATATCCCGGCCGGTTCGCTCGAGGTCCTTGATGACGCTGCGTGGCGGCGCGGCTTCGACCTCAAGGTGTTCGGCTACATCACACTGTCGCGCCTTTATTATCCGCGCATGAAGGGCAAGGACGGCGTCATCATCAATATCATCGGCAATTCCGGCGAGAACTGGGATGCGAGCTACATCGCAGGCAGCACCGGCAATGCGGCGCTGATGTCCTTCACCAAGGCGCTCGGCGGCAGGAGCCTCGATCACGGGGTGCGTGTCGTCGCGGTCAATCCGGGGCCGGTAGCCACCGACCGTATGCTCAAGATCATGAAGCGCAAGGCGATCGACATGCTCGGCGACGAGGGCCGCTGGGAGGAACTGTTCGACAAATACCCGGGCAAGCGGCCCGCGACCTCAGAGGAAGTCGCCGATCTCGTTGCTTTCCTCTCCTCGCCCCGGTCCGGCTATATTACCGGCACCGTGGTGACGATCGACGGCGGCATCGCCGCGCGCGGCTCGGTAATCTGAGGCGTCGATGTCAGGACCTCAATCCGCGGCGCTCCTGCGCAACCGCTATTTCGACGAGCTCTCGGCGACGCCGGGGCTCTACTGGCTCGGCCAGAACACCAACCACGTCGAGAGCCATCCCGCCGTGCGCGAGGCGATGCTGCGCTCGATCGAGGCCGGCGAGTTCAATGCCTATGCTCCGCCGCTCGGCTTCGAGGCGCTGCGCGCCGCGATCGTCGCCGACCTCGGCACGCCCGGTGCAGAGGCGCTGGTGACCGAGGGCGGCGTCAACGCGCTGGCCATGATCTGCCGTGCGCGCTGCAAGCCCGGCACGACGCTGGTGACTACCGATCCGACCTGGAAATGGCCGTGCCTGTTCGCGCGCCAGCAGGGCGCCGAGGTGATCGAGATTCCGATCTATGATCCGGCCTGCAACTACCGCCTGACGCCCGAGGCGCTGAAGGCCCATGTCGACGAGCGCACAGCGATCATCTACCTGGTCGATCCCAACAATCCGCTCGGCATTCGTTACACGCGCGAGGAGATCGAGAGCTTTGCAGCGATCGCGCGGAATTGCGGCGCGTTGCTGGTGCACGACTGCACCTACCGTGATTTTGCCGATGGGCACACGCCTGCTCTTCACGTGGCTCCGGAAGGCTCGGTTGTCTCGACCAGCTTTTCGAAATGGCTGGGCCTTGCGGGTCTGCGGATCGGCGCTCTCATCGCCGCGCCGAACCTGTTCGAAGAGCTGGCGCAGACCTCCACGAGTGTTCTGGGCGCAAGTGTCATTGCCCAGCGTGCGGCGCAGGCGGGGCTTTCGGTCAAGGCCGAATGGATGAAGAAGGTTCGCAGCGCCGACCGGGCCAACAAGGCGATGATCCAGGAGGCGGCTGTCGCGATCGACGGATTGGCACTACCGATCATGCCATCGCACGGCAACTTCCTGGTGCTCGAAACCGTCGCGGCGGGCATCCGCCCCGAGGCGCTGGTCGAATGCTATCGTCGGCAGGGCATCATGATCCGCCAGGGCACTTACCATACGCAGCGTTTCGGCGACCGCTTCGTGAAGATCAGCACCTCCGTGCCTCAGTCCTGGGTCGAGAAGCTCTGTACATTGTTGCCGGAGATGGTTGCGCAGGCGCGCACGCTCAACGACCTGCCGCCGCAATTCTAGGGTGATGCCGATGACGATGATCACGACCAGGGACGGTGTGAAGCTCTACGTGGAGGAGGTCGGCGAGGGCACACCGATCCTCTTCATCCATGAATTCGGCGGCAATCACGCGAGCTGGGAACCGCAGCTCCGCTTTTTCAGCCGGCGCCATCGCTGCATCACCTATGCCGCACGTGGCTATCCGCCATCGGATGTGCCGGAGAGCGTAGAGGCCTATTCGCAGGCGCTTGCTGCGGACGATGCGGTTGCAGTGCTCGATGCGCTGAAGATCGAGAAAGCGCACATCGTCGGTCTCTCGATGGGAGGCTTTTGCACGGTGCATGTCGGTCTGCGTACGCCCGAGCGTGCCTTGTCGTTGACCGTTGCGGGCGCCGGCTATGGCTGCGAGAAGGAGCACGAGGAGTATTTTCGCGGCGTCTCCCTCGAGGTTGCCGATAATTTCGAGAAGCAGGGCGCGAAAGAGTTCTCCAAGATCTATGCGCTCGGCGCGAGCCGGGTGCAGTTCCAGAACAAGGATCCGCGCGGCTGGCGGGAATTTGCCGATCGTCTCGCTACCCATTCCGATCGAGGGGCGGCCAACACCATGCGCGGCGTCCAGGCGCGGCGGCCGTCGTTCTACGATCTCGAGGACAGTCTGAAGAAGATGATGGTGCCGACGCTGGTCGTCGTCGGCGACGAGGACGACCACTGTCTCCAGCCCGGGATCTTCCTCAAGAAGACCATTCCAGCCTGCGGTCTCTCCGTCTTCCCCAAGACCGGCCACACCCTCAATCTGGAAGAGCCGGCGGCGTTCAACGCGCTGCTCGCCGAGTTCATCGCCCAGGTCGAGGCCGGCCGCTGGCTGCCGCGCGATCCGCGTGCGCTGCCGGACCAGATCATGCGCACGAAGTAGCGGATCGATGATGCCCCGACCTCTGATCGATGCCGATCGACTCTGGACCCGCTTGATGGCGCTTGCCGAGATCGGGGCGACGCCCGCCGGCGGGGTCAACCGTCAGGCGCTGAGTGACGGCGAGATCGCCGCATGGCGCCGCGTCATTGGCTGGGCGCTCGAAGCGGGGTTGACGCCGTCGACAGATGCCGCGGGAAACCTGTTTCTGGCGCTGGCGGGCCAAGATCGCGCCGCGCCGCCGCTCTTGCTCGGCAGTCATCTCGATAGCCAGCCGACCGGTGGCAAATTCGACGGTGCGGCCGGCGTGATGGCGGCACTCGAGGCGGCGGTTTCGCTAGCCGAACAAGGCGAGAGGCCGGCGCGCGACGTCATCGTCGTCGCCTGGATGAACGAGGAAGGCTCGCGCTTCGCGCCGGGCATGATGGGCTCGGAGGCCTTTACGGGCGAACGTGACATGGCGGCGATCCGCGCGGCGCGCGATGCAGACGGCGTCAGCGTTGGCGAAGCGCTCGATTGTCTCTTTCGGGCCTTTCCCGATCTGCCGCACAGGCCGCTAGGCTTTGCCGTGGAGAGCTATTTCGAATTGCACATCGAGCAGGGACCGCTGCTGGAGGCGGCCGCCTGCACGATCGGCGTTGTCATCGGCATCCAAGGCAAGAAGACCTTTCAGGTGGTTGTCGAGGGTGCGGAGGGACACGCAGGTACGCTCGCGCAGCAGGAGAGGCGTGATGCGCTCGCGGCCTTTGCGCGCATCGCAACGGCGCTTCATGGTGAGATCGGCACCATCGACACCGACATCAAATTCACGATCGGCCGCCTCTCCGTCCAGCCCAACGCGCCTTCGGTGGTGCCGTCGCGCGTCAGTTTCAGCATCGATCTGCGCCATCCGAACAATTCCGTACTTGACGCGGCGGGTGCGCGCATCGCGGCGCTCTGCGGCCAGCATGCACCGCCGTGCCTGGTTACGGTGACTCCACTGGTCGACGCAGCCTCGAACGAGTTCGATCCGCGCCTGCGCGAGCTGATTGCGCAGGCCGCACGCGACCAGGAATTTTCGGCCATGCGTATCCTGTCGTCTGCCGGTCACGACGCGCGCCATTTGGCCAAAGTCTGTCCGGCGTCGATGATATTCATCCCCTGCCGGGACGGTGCGAGCCATGTGGAGGACGAATGGGCCGAGCCGGCTGATGTCGCCGCCGGCGCGTCTGTCCTGGCGCAGGTGCTGCGAGAGGTTGCGTTCACCAGGCAGTCCTTCGCTGCGGGGCGTGAGGAGGGAGGATGACGGAAATTGCCCGAGAGGACTATCGCGATGCGATGGCACGTCTCGGTGCCGCGGTCAGCATCGTCACGACCGATGGTCCCGCAGGTCGCGCCGGCTTCACTGCGTCCGCCGTCTGCAGTGTTACCGACGATTCTCCGACGCTCCTGGTGTGTATGAACCGCGCATCCTCGGCGTATGTAAGCGTGACGGGCAACAACGTAGTGTGTGTAAACGTGCTATCAGCTCAGCAAGAGCCATTGTCACGGTTGTTCGGCGGCAAGGTGCCCGCCAGGGAACGGTTCGCGGCGGCGGTGTGGTCGACGCTCGAGACGGGTGCCCCCGTTCTCGCCGGCTGTGCG
Coding sequences:
- a CDS encoding class II aldolase/adducin family protein, producing the protein MNAMSAREPHAAAHGIEPAEWDARVKLAACYRMVAKLGMDDLIYNHISLRVPGHDDQFLLNPYGLLFDEITASSLVKIDTNGNKLDDTPHAVNVAAFVIHAAIHTSNHDAACVLHTHSDASVAVSGQEKGLLPLSQFAMRFYDRQAFHDYEGVAIDLDEQARLVRDLGPHKVMLMRNHGILTVGRTPGEAFMLLYYFERAARIQLQMQAAAAAGATLVIPPHEVCEKAARQFWELQGDILVPGEREWPALMRQLDRTDPSYRN
- a CDS encoding flavin reductase, with the translated sequence MTEIAREDYRDAMARLGAAVSIVTTDGPAGRAGFTASAVCSVTDDSPTLLVCMNRASSAYVSVTGNNVVCVNVLSAQQEPLSRLFGGKVPARERFAAAVWSTLETGAPVLAGCAVAFDCQIANVTTVGTHDVLFCRVVALQTGPTENLIYLGRAYHSVRARHS
- a CDS encoding ABC transporter ATP-binding protein is translated as MQAARLPNPGPTTKAPQAHPKPEPLLELRAVTKTFGPVAALSGLQANIAPGEFVTVVGPSGCGKSTLFNIVAGLEEPDAGGILRFEGKSCHAADLLGRVSFMPQRDLLFPWRNVVDNAILALEVEGMPRDQARAKALKMLPEFGLAGFEKQYPNQLSGGMRQRVALMRTFLFERDLMLLDEPFGALDALTRAMMQRWLLDVWQKYRRTILFITHDVDEAIFLGDRVLVMTARPGSVKLEQVVDLPRPRRPEIVTAPEFVRLKRTLLDAIEEESMKSFQSSTAQEKTQ
- a CDS encoding GntR family transcriptional regulator, which gives rise to MKNGHESLMASPGMTLAESLRQKLEGAIAAGHLEPGSRLDEQEIAQRFGVSRTPVREAFRLMAANHLVELRGRQGATVRSIKAQALIEMFQVMAELEGLCARLAARRVSQAWGNEIGEIHQRLVASGDAGDIDVFYDVNQEFHEAIYEASRNAFLAEQTRKLRNQVAAYRRRVTRMPNRIADTVREHEAIMQAILAHDPERAHSAMRDHVNLLGDNLLDFLAAFE
- a CDS encoding SDR family oxidoreductase produces the protein MDLKLTNKTVLITGASKGIGLAVAELFAAEGGHLHLAARNGEAMLQAKRELEARHGVKIRIHALDLSSTAAMEKLAAEVGDIDILINNAGDIPAGSLEVLDDAAWRRGFDLKVFGYITLSRLYYPRMKGKDGVIINIIGNSGENWDASYIAGSTGNAALMSFTKALGGRSLDHGVRVVAVNPGPVATDRMLKIMKRKAIDMLGDEGRWEELFDKYPGKRPATSEEVADLVAFLSSPRSGYITGTVVTIDGGIAARGSVI
- a CDS encoding ABC transporter substrate-binding protein; amino-acid sequence: MMSRRHAFSVLSVLALATGSLIAAAPASAEPQKASLRLKWLPQAQFAGFYVAQAKGYYKAEGIDLTINPGGPNLLTENLVATGADTFGLSGGTDSVFAARDKGLPIVCIGVSHQVTPFIFVTRKDGPVKTLQDFKGKTVTTWFTGANHVLNGMLAKEGIKPDELKIQPQQVSVTPFVDGSVDVVTATYYNEFYTIQSRMPKDSLKTFVAEDYGITFPRDTLIVAEATAKEKPELVKAFLRASLKGWKDAFADPKGAVDTVMAAAPTLDRAQQEFMLTEVKRLMTAGAAAKNGSFWIDADAVKTAHDFFLKYGVISKPLDLAAAYDASFIQSVPLADRLP
- a CDS encoding pyridoxal phosphate-dependent aminotransferase, translating into MSGPQSAALLRNRYFDELSATPGLYWLGQNTNHVESHPAVREAMLRSIEAGEFNAYAPPLGFEALRAAIVADLGTPGAEALVTEGGVNALAMICRARCKPGTTLVTTDPTWKWPCLFARQQGAEVIEIPIYDPACNYRLTPEALKAHVDERTAIIYLVDPNNPLGIRYTREEIESFAAIARNCGALLVHDCTYRDFADGHTPALHVAPEGSVVSTSFSKWLGLAGLRIGALIAAPNLFEELAQTSTSVLGASVIAQRAAQAGLSVKAEWMKKVRSADRANKAMIQEAAVAIDGLALPIMPSHGNFLVLETVAAGIRPEALVECYRRQGIMIRQGTYHTQRFGDRFVKISTSVPQSWVEKLCTLLPEMVAQARTLNDLPPQF
- a CDS encoding Zn-dependent hydrolase; the protein is MPRPLIDADRLWTRLMALAEIGATPAGGVNRQALSDGEIAAWRRVIGWALEAGLTPSTDAAGNLFLALAGQDRAAPPLLLGSHLDSQPTGGKFDGAAGVMAALEAAVSLAEQGERPARDVIVVAWMNEEGSRFAPGMMGSEAFTGERDMAAIRAARDADGVSVGEALDCLFRAFPDLPHRPLGFAVESYFELHIEQGPLLEAAACTIGVVIGIQGKKTFQVVVEGAEGHAGTLAQQERRDALAAFARIATALHGEIGTIDTDIKFTIGRLSVQPNAPSVVPSRVSFSIDLRHPNNSVLDAAGARIAALCGQHAPPCLVTVTPLVDAASNEFDPRLRELIAQAARDQEFSAMRILSSAGHDARHLAKVCPASMIFIPCRDGASHVEDEWAEPADVAAGASVLAQVLREVAFTRQSFAAGREEGG
- a CDS encoding alpha/beta hydrolase, with the translated sequence MTMITTRDGVKLYVEEVGEGTPILFIHEFGGNHASWEPQLRFFSRRHRCITYAARGYPPSDVPESVEAYSQALAADDAVAVLDALKIEKAHIVGLSMGGFCTVHVGLRTPERALSLTVAGAGYGCEKEHEEYFRGVSLEVADNFEKQGAKEFSKIYALGASRVQFQNKDPRGWREFADRLATHSDRGAANTMRGVQARRPSFYDLEDSLKKMMVPTLVVVGDEDDHCLQPGIFLKKTIPACGLSVFPKTGHTLNLEEPAAFNALLAEFIAQVEAGRWLPRDPRALPDQIMRTK